The window TCCGGTTGAGCCGAAGGCTTTCACATCAGACTTATTGAACCGCCTGCACTCGCTTTACGCCCAATAAATCCGGACAACGCTTGCCACCTACGTATTACCGCGGCTGCTGGCACGTAGTTAGCCGTGACTTTCTAAGTAATTACCGTCAAATAAAGGCCAGTTACTACCTCTATCTTTCTTCACTACCAACAGAGCTTTACGAGCCGAAACCCTTCTTCACTCACGCGGCGTTGCTCCATCAGACTTGCGTCCATTGTGGAAGATTCCCTACTGCTGCCTCCCGTAGGAGTTTGGGCCGTGTCTCAGTCCCAATGTGGCCGATCAGTCTCTCAACTCGGCTATGCATCATTGCCTTGGTAAGCCGTTACCTTACCAACTAGCTAATGCACCGCAGGTCCATCCAAGAGTGATAGCAGAACCATCTTTCAAACTCTAGACATGCGTCTAGTGTTGTTATCCGGTATTAGCATCTGTTTCCAGGTGTTATCCCAGTCTCTTGGGCAGGTTACCCACGTGTTACTCACCCGTCCGCCGCTCGCTTGTATCTAGTTTCATTTAGTGCAAGCACTAAAATCATCTAGGCAAGCTCGCTCGACTTGCATGTATTAGGCACGCCGCCAGCGTTCGTCCTGAGCCAGGATCAAACTCTCATTTTCCTTTTTGAAAATGAGCTTTTTATCGTTTAGCTCTAAAACTTTCTTTGAGTTATCTCAAATTTATTGCTTGCGAATTGACTTCGCTTTTGTTTGGGATTTTTATTTATCCCGCACACTTTCAGCGAAACTTTGTTCAGTTTTCAAGGTACTACCGTTGTCATGTGACAACTTTTATATTATATCATGTCTTTTGATCTTTGACAAGAACTTTTTAATCTTTCTCATCTCTCTCAAATGACAGCTTTATAATATTATCATCTTTTCCCTGCTTTGACAAGATCTTTTTTAACCTTTTTATTGGCTCTTTTTGCTCTTGCCTCAAACAGCATGTATTACTTTACAGACTTTTTTCCTTTTCGTCAACCCTTTTCTGCTAAAATTTAGCATTATTTTTTAGAGTGCTAAAAAAGGCTTCACAATCGAAGCCTTTTTGTTAATTTTGTAATTTAGAATGTTTTATTCCATATGTTGCATACACAATTATTCCCACTATTAGCCAAATTCCAACCATAATCTTAGTAGTTTTCGGTAACATCCAAATAAAGTATACACTCAATAATCCAGCTACCACAGGTAATACAGGATAAAGTGGCATTTTAAACCCATCATTCACTATATCTTTTCTATGACGAAGTGGAATAATTCCAAAAGAAATCAAAGCAAACGCAATTAAAGTTCCCGCATTGATTAAGGATGCCAATTCCATCAAAGGAACCAATCCTGCAAAAACAGCAGCTACTATTGTAGAAACAATTACTGCATGATCCGGAATCATTTTCTTAGCATGCACGCTTCCCATCGAATCAGGCAGCAATCCATCTCTTCCTAAAGCATATAGTAATCTCGATCCACCTAAAAGCATAGTAATCATCGCAGTAAAGATACCTACCAAAGCTCCTACTGTAATCAATTTATTCCAAGCAGTCAATCCTACAACTTTCAAGGCATACGCAGCTGGATCGTCTACATTTAACTGCTTGTAGTTTACCATTCCGGTTAAGACTAAGGAAAAACTAACATATAGTAACACAGCAATAATTACTGTTCCCATAATTCCTTTAACAACATTTTTTTCAGGATCTTTAGTCTCAGCACTGTTAGCGGCTAAAGCATCAAAGCCAATAAATGCAAAAAACACTGTTGCAGCAGCTGTAGAAATTCCTCCAATTCCTAACGGTGGAGTTTGGAACTTTTTAGGATAAAAAGGAATATAGTTCTCAGTCTTAATGTAAAAAAGTCCAATTACAATAAACAAAATAATAATTGCTACTTTTATGATTACAGCAATATTTTCTACACGTTTAGAAAGATTAGCTCCTTGATATAAAATTAAAGCAACAATTAAAACAATTAAAACTGCAGAAAAGTTGATTACGCCGCCTTCCATTGGACCAGCTTCAAGAGCTTTAGGCAAATGAATCCCAATTGGAGCCAAAATATTATTATTAAAATATGATGCAAAACCAGTAGCTTCAGCAGAAACTGCTAAAAAGTATTCTAATAACAGTCCCCAGCCAATTATCCAGCCTACGACTTCTCCGTAAATTACGGAACCAAATGAATACGCAGAACCAGCTACTGGCATAGCAGAAGAAAATTCAGCATATGCCATCCCCACCATACCAGAAACTATGGCTGCTAATAAAAAAGAAATCGCAACCGCAGGTCCGGCATGTTGAGCTGCTTCATGACCAGGTAAAATAAAAATTCCAGTTCCGATAACTGCTCCAATTCCCAGTGCAACTAAATCACGTGCATTCAAGTGTCTAGTCAACCGTGAATCAGCTTTTAAAAAAGTTTT of the Lactobacillus isalae genome contains:
- a CDS encoding APC family permease, with protein sequence MKNFFKKVPVKTFLKADSRLTRHLNARDLVALGIGAVIGTGIFILPGHEAAQHAGPAVAISFLLAAIVSGMVGMAYAEFSSAMPVAGSAYSFGSVIYGEVVGWIIGWGLLLEYFLAVSAEATGFASYFNNNILAPIGIHLPKALEAGPMEGGVINFSAVLIVLIVALILYQGANLSKRVENIAVIIKVAIIILFIVIGLFYIKTENYIPFYPKKFQTPPLGIGGISTAAATVFFAFIGFDALAANSAETKDPEKNVVKGIMGTVIIAVLLYVSFSLVLTGMVNYKQLNVDDPAAYALKVVGLTAWNKLITVGALVGIFTAMITMLLGGSRLLYALGRDGLLPDSMGSVHAKKMIPDHAVIVSTIVAAVFAGLVPLMELASLINAGTLIAFALISFGIIPLRHRKDIVNDGFKMPLYPVLPVVAGLLSVYFIWMLPKTTKIMVGIWLIVGIIVYATYGIKHSKLQN